The following coding sequences are from one Hippopotamus amphibius kiboko isolate mHipAmp2 chromosome 9, mHipAmp2.hap2, whole genome shotgun sequence window:
- the CACNA1H gene encoding voltage-dependent T-type calcium channel subunit alpha-1H isoform X8 gives MLVIMLNCVTLGMFRPCEDVECRSERCSILEAFDDFIFAFFAVEMVIKMIALGLFGQKCYLGDTWNRLDFFIVMAGMMEYSLDGHNVSLSAIRTVRVLRPLRAINRVPSMRILVTLLLDTLPMLGNVLLLCFFVFFIFGIVGVQLWAGLLRNRCFLDSTFARNSNLSFLRPYYQPEESEENPFICSSRRDNGMQRCSHIPRRRELRVECTLGWEAYGQPQAEGAGGTSHHACINWNQYYNVCRSGDSNPHNGAISFDNIGYAWIAIFQVGSGSPPHWAPSVQGLWAGALLGPSVCPAASPPQVITLEGWVDIMYYVMDAHSFYNFIYFILLIIVGSFFMINLCLVVIATQFSETKQRENQLMREQRARYLSNDSTLASFSEPGSCYEELLRYVGHVCRKLKRRCLRLYTRWQSRWRKKVDPSGAPHGQGPGRRPRRAGGHATSIHHLVYHHHHHHHHHYHFSHSSPRRPGPEPGSSDTRLVRAGAPPSPGRGPPDAESVHSVYHADCHVEGPQERARAAHATAAATASLKLATGLGAMNYPTILPSATGGSRSGPGPKGKRPSGPPGAGGRSPLSLSSPDPCEKIQHLVGEHGLGQAPSRLSGLSVPCPLPSPQAGTLTCELSSCPYCTSALEDPELEFSDSDSRDSDSNGVYEFTQDVRHGDRRDPMQPPPAGDTPGSGGARRRAQRRAAAGEQGGLGRVWASFNSKLRRIVDSKYFNRGIMVAILTNTLSMGVEYHEQPDELTNALEISNIVFTSMFALEMLLKLLACGPLGYIRNPYNIFDGVIVVISVWEIIGQADGGLSVLRTFRLLRVLKLVRFLPALRRQLVVLMKTMDNVATFCMLLMLFIFIFSILGMHLFGCKFSLKTDTGDTVPDRKNFDSLLWAIVTVFQILTQEDWNVVLYNGMASTTSWAALYFVALMTFGNYVLFNLLVAILVEGFQAEGDATRSDTDEDKTSTHLEEDVHKFRDLRATEMKMYSLAVTPNGHLEGRGSLPPPLIMRTAATPMPTPKSSPHLDAAPGLLDSRRGSSSSVDPQLGDQKSLSSLRSSPCAHWGPNSAWSSRRSSRNSLGRAPSLKRRSQCGERESLLSGEGKGSTDEEAEDGRPGARAPAGARATPLRRAESLDHRSTLDLRPPRPATLLPTKLHDCNGQVLALPGEFFLRIDSHKEDPAEFDDDVEDSCCSRLQKVLEPYKPECCRSREPWALYLFSPQNRFRASCQKIITHKMFDHVVLVFIFLNCITIALERPDIEPGSTERAFLSVSNYIFTAIFVVEMMVKVVALGLVSGEHAYLQSSWNVLDGLLVLVSLVDIVVAMASAGGAKILGILRVLRLLRTLRPLRVISRAPGLKLVVETLISSLRPIGNIVLICCAFFIIFGILGVQLFKGKFYYCEGADTRNISTKAECRAAHYRWVRRKYNFDNLGQALMSLFVLSSKDGWVNIMYDGLDAVGIDQQPVPNHNPWMLLYFISFLLIVSFFVLNMFVGVVVENFHKCRQHQEAEEARRREEKRQRRLERKRRSTFPNPEAQRRPYYADYSPTRRSIHSLCTSHYLDLFITFVIGINVITMSMEHYNQPKSLDEALKYCNYVFTIVFVFEAVLKLVAFGFRRFFKDRWNQLDLAIVLLSIMGITLEEIEMSAALPINPTIIRIMRVLRIARVLKLLKMATGMRALLDTVVQALPQYSVPLPVHPTSHPSTCPSDHRPSPLN, from the exons ATGCTGGTCATCATGCtcaactgtgtgaccctgggcatgtTCCGGCCCTGCGAGGACGTCGAGTGCCGCTCGGAGCGCTGCAGCATCCTGGAG GCCTTTGACGACTTCATCTTCGCCTTCTTCGCGGTGGAGATGGTCATCAAGATGATCGCCCTGGGGCTGTTTGGGCAGAAGTGCTACCTGGGCGACACATGGAACAGGCTGGACTTCTTCATCGTCATGGCAGG CATGATGGAGTACTCTCTGGATGGACACAACGTGAGCCTCTCGGCCATCCGGACGGTGCGCGTGCTGCGGCCCCTGCGTGCCATCAACCGTGTGCCCA GCATGCGGATCCTGGTCACGCTGCTGCTGGACACGCTGCCCATGCTCGGGAACGTTCTCCTGCTCTGCTTCTTTGTCTTCTTCATCTTCGGCATCGTGGGCGTCCAGCTTTGGGCCGGCCTGCTGCGCAACCGCTGCTTCCTGGATAGCACCTTCGCCAG GAACAGCAACCTCAGCTTTCTGCGGCCTTACTACCAGCCGGAGGAGAGCGAGGAAAACCCCTTCATCTGCTCGTCCCGCCGGGACAACGGCATGCAGAGGTGCTCGCACATCCCCCGCCGTCGAGAGCTGCGTGTGGAGTGCACGCTGGGCTGGGAGGCCTACGGGCAGCCACAGGCCGAGGGCGCAGGTGGCACCAGCCACCACGCCTGCATCAACTGGAACCAGTACTACAACGTGTGCCGCTCGGGTGACTCCAACCCGCACAACGGGGCCATCAGCTTCGACAACATCGGCTACGCCTGGATCGCCATCTTCCAGGTGGGCTCTGGGTCTCCCCCGCACTGGGCGCCCAGTgtgcagggcctgtgggctggtgCCCTCCTAGGGCCGTCCGTGTGTCCAGCCGCCTCCCCCCCTCAGGTGATCACGCTGGAGGGCTGGGTGGACATCATGTATTACGTCATGGACGCCCACTCCTTCTACAACTTCATCTACTTCATCCTGCTCATCATC GTGGGCTCCTTCTTCATGATCAACCTGTGCCTGGTGGTGATCGCCACACAGTTCTCGGAGACGAAGCAGCGGGAGAACCAGCTGATGCGGGAACAACGGGCCCGCTACCTGTCCAATGACAGCACGCTGGCCAGCTTCTCGGAGCCAGGCAGCTGCTACGAGGAACTCCTCCGGTACGTGGGTCACGTGTGCCGCAAGCTGAAGCGCCGTTGCCTCCGCCTCTACACCCGCTGGCAGAGCCGCTGGCGCAAGAAGGTGGACCCCAGTGGCGCGCCACACGGCCAGGGCCCTGGGCGGCGGCCACGACGGGCAGGTGGGCACGCCACCTCCATCCACCACCTTgtgtaccaccaccaccaccaccaccaccaccactaccacttcAGCCACAGCAGCCCACGCCGGCCGGGCCCCGAGCCAGGCTCCAGCGACACTAGGCTGGTGCGAGCCGGAGCGCCACCCTCACCTGGGCGTGGGCCCCCTGACGCCGAGTCAGTGCACAGCGTGTACCACGCAGACTGCCACGTGGAGGGGCCGCAGGAGAGGGCCCGGGCGGCGCACGCCACAGCCGCCGCTACTGCCAGCCTCAAGCTGGCCACCGGGTTGGGCGCCATGAACTACCCCACCATCCTGCCCTCGGCCACGGGAGGCAGCAGAAGCGGCCCCGGGCCCAAGGGGAAGCGGCCCAGCGGACCCCCAGGAGCCGGAGGGCGTAGCCCCCTGAGCCTAAGCAGCCCCGACCCCTGTGAGAAGATCCAGCACCTGGTCGGGGAGCACG GACTGGGCCAGGCCCCCAGCCGCCTGTCGGGCCTGAGcgtgccctgccccctgcccagcccccaggcGGGCACGCTGACCTGTGAGCTGAGCAGCTGCCCGTACTGCACCAGTGCCCTGGAGGACCCCGAGCTGGAGTTCAGCGACTCGGACAGCAGAGACTCGGACAGCAATGGGGTCTACGAGTTTACACAGGATGTGCGGCACGGGGACCGCCGCGACCCCATGCAGCCGCCCCCAGCAGGGGACACGCCAGGCTCGGGAGGAGCGCGGCGGAGGGCGcagcggcgggcggcggcgggtgAGCAGGGCGGACTGGGCCGCGTCTGGGCCTCCTTCAACAGCAAGCTGCGCCGCATCGTGGACAGCAAGTACTTCAACCGCGGCATCATGGTGGCCATCCTCACCAACACGCTGAGCATGGGTGTCGAGTACCACGAGCAG CCTGATGAGCTGACCAACGCCCTGGAGATCAGCAACATTGTGTTCACCAGCATGTTTGCCCTGGAGATGCTGCTGAAGCTGCTGGCCTGTGGCCCGCTGGGCTACATCCGGAACCCTTACAACATCTTCGACGGCGTCATCGTGGTCATCAG CGTGTGGGAGATCATCGGGCAGGCGGACGGCGGGCTGTCGGTGCTGCGGACCTTCCGGCTGCTGCGGGTTCTCAAGCTGGTGCGCTTCCTGCCGGCGCTGCGGCGCCAGCTGGTGGTGCTCATGAAGACCATGGACAACGTGGCCACCTTCTGCATGCTGCTCATGcttttcatcttcatcttcag CATCCTCGGCATGCACCTCTTCGGCTGCAAATTCAGCCTGAAAACAGACACTGGAGACACAGTCCCCGACAGGAAGAACTTTGACTCCCTGCTGTGGGCCATCGTCACCGTGTTCCAG ATCCTCACCCAGGAGGACTGGAACGTCGTCCTCTACAATGGTATGGCCTCCACCACCTCCTGGGCTGCCCTCTACTTCGTGGCCCTCATGACCTTTGGCAACTACGTGCTCTTCAACCTGCTGGTGGCCATCCTGGTGGAGGGCTTCCAGGCGGAG GGTGATGCCACGAGGTCTGACACAGATGAAGACAAGACGTCTACCCACTTGGAGGAGGACGTGCACAAGTTTAGAGACCTCAGGGCCACAG AGATGAAGATGTACTCGCTGGCAGTGACCCCCAATGGGCACCTGGAGGGCCGGGgcagcctgccccctccccttatCATGCGCACAGCGGCCACACCCATGCCCACCCCCAAGAGCTCCCCACACCTGGATGCAGCCCCTGGCCTCCTGGACTCGAGGCGTGGCAGCAGCAGCTCCGTGGACCCCCAGCTGGGGGACCAGAAGTCTCTG TCCAGCCTCCGCAGCTCACCCTGTGCCCACTGGGGCCCCAACAGCGCCTGGAGCAGCCGGCGCTCCAGCCGGAACAGCCTGGGCCGCGCACCCAGCCTCAAGCGCCGGAGCCAGTGCGGGGAACGTGAGTCACTGCTGTCCGGTGAGGGCAAGGGCAGCACCGACGAGGAGGCCGAGGACGGCAGGCCCGGGGCCCGGGCCCCAGCAGGCGCACGGGCCACACCACTGCGGCGCGCTGAGTCGCTGGACCACCGCAGCACACTGGACCtacggccgccacggccggccaCCCTGCTGCCCACCAAGCTCCACGACTGCAACGGGCAGGTGCTGGCCCTGCCCGGTGAGTTCTTCCTGCGCATCGACAGCCACAAGGAGGATCCAGCCGAGTTTGATGACGATGTGGAGGAT agCTGCTGCTCCCGGCTGCAGAAAGTGTTGGAGCCCTACAAGCCCGAGTGCTGTCGGAGCCGTGAGCCATGGGCCCTGTACCTCTTCTCCCCACAGAACAG GTTCCGAGCCTCCTGCCAGAAGATCATCACTCACAAGATGTTCGATCACGTGGTCCTGGTCTTCATCTTCCTCAACTGCATCACGATCGCCCTGGAGAGGCCCGACATCGAGCCCGGCAGCACC GAGCGCGCTTTCCTCAGCGTCTCCAACTACATCTTCACGGCGATCTTCGTGGTGGAGATGATGGTGAAG GTGGTGGCCCTGGGCCTGGTCTCTGGTGAGCACGCCTACCTGCAGAGCAGCTGGAACGTACTGGACGGACTGCTGGTCCTGGTGTCCCTGGTTGACATCGTCGTGGCCATGGCCTCGGCCGGTGGTGCCAAGATCCTGGGCATCCTGCGAGTGCTGCGCCTGCTGCGGACACTGCGGCCCCTGAG GGTCATCAGCCGCGCCCCAGGCCTCAAACTGGTGGTGGAGACCCTGATATCATCACTCAGGCCCATCGGAAACATTGTCCTCATCTGCTGTGCCTTCTTCATCATCTTTGGCATCCTCGGGGTGCAG CTCTTCAAGGGGAAGTTTTACTACTGCGAGGGCGCCGACACCAGGAACATCTCTACTAAGGCCGAGTGCCGGGCCGCGCACTATCGCTGGGTGCGCCGCAAGTACAACTTCGACAACCTGGGCCag GCACTGATGTCCCTGTTCGTGCTCTCATCCAAGGATGGCTGGGTGAACATCATGTACGACGGGCTGGACGCCGTGGGCATAGACCAGCAG CCGGTGCCCAACCACAACCCCTGGATGCTGCTCTACTTCATCTCCTTCCTGCTCATCGTCAGCTTCTTTGTGCTCAACATGTTCGTGGGCGTCGTGGTGGAGAACTTCCACAAGTGCCGGCAGCACCAGGAGGCCGAGGAGGCGCGACGGCGGGAGGAGAAGAGGCAGCGGCGCCTGGAGAGGAAACGCAGGA GCACTTTCCCCAACCCAG AGGCCCAGCGCCGGCCCTACTACGCGGACTACTCACCCACACGCCGCTCCATCCACTCTCTGTGCACCAGCCACTACCTGGACCTGTTCATCACCTTCGTCATCGGCATCAACGTCATCACCATGTCCATGGAGCACTACAACCAGCCCAAG TCTCTGGACGAGGCCCTCAAGTACTGCAATTACGTGTTCACCATCGTCTTCGTCTTCGAGGCCGTGCTGAAGCTGGTGGCGTTTGGGTTCCGGAGGTTCTTCAAGGACAG GTGGAACCAGCTGGACCTGGCCATCGTGCTGCTGTCCATCATGGGCATCACGCTGGAGGAGATTGAGATGAGCGCGGCGCTGCCCATCAACCCCACCATCATCCGCATCATGCGCGTGCTGCGCATCGCCCGCG TGCTGAAGCTGCTCAAGATGGCCACAGGCATGCGGGCCCTGCTGGACACGGTGGTGCAGGCGCTGCCCCAG TATTCAGTCCCTCTGCCAGTCCATCCGACCAGCCATCCATCCACGTGTCCATCTGACCATAGACCTAGCCCTCTCAACTAG